The genomic region aaagagttttttatttctcagaagaacaatgttcacttatatgagaataattctaaatataaatatagaaaaaaacatAGTTAGGTAGTTTTTAAAGGTAAGGtgactacaataataatatttcaaaacacgTTAAATATCCTAATTCCTAAGTTAAAAAACTATATATAACTATCTATTATGTCTGGCagtagttaggtactttttGGAAAAGATTTTCCTTCAATATGTGTTTTGGCAAGTCATTATATAGTTAGTCAAGTTAAtgtattaatatacttaataataattttattaatttcctCAGTAGAATATGAGTTAGGTACTCTATCACTCGTTCTAGGATGAAACTGCAAACGAACTCAAAGCAACAGGTCGTGAAGGTCTCTATGCATGCGTAAAATACACTAACAGAATACTAATAAGAataaggtgtaaccagaactctagcaaaaacttagcgttattattactACCTTAAGACAATTGAATgacaataaccatttgccttatcttgtagttttagtgatttagtatttttcaaacccgcattgtatagcatgcaaaacttgtgtcaatgccccacctacgacgtggcacTGACTTTGATTGATTTACGGaacattcgttgacctctagcgtcagtcagatgttctattttttgcaatataatattgtgagcttttaaaaatacagggagttttaaatattttttttgtagtttttttttgtatcttatCAAATCATCAGTACCTCAtcatcacctgtcttcgtttttgctagcgttttggttacattctgtataatgtaaaaatgataatagttaattagatacctacctactgataccagtaagccctaattcgcacgagcgttaaaaaagcgttgcgttaaaacccggcgtttcGCTGACAATACGATAAAAAAGcattgacgtgtgaacagatacttgggaatgcatttgttctatttgaatgctactctcgtgcgaattagccctaagccctaattcgcgcGAGCGtgaaaaaagcgttgcgttaaaaccctgcgttgcgctgacaatacgaAGTGCGCGATGAAAAAGCGTTGGCGTGTGAACAGAATAAACTTGGGAAtgctatttgaacgcttttttaacggacgttaaaaagctctcgtgtgaaTTAGCCCTTATACGACTAATGACTATACGAGTTACGGCAGTCGAGGTCACTGTGAGGTTGTGTGCGCTGTtgtttgtattttattgtaatttctGTATCAACACTCGCTGGCCCTACACAACCTAACCTAATCATACTTCTATCTAAAAGAcgttaatatattaataatacaaTTACTTCTATGAGTTTCGAGTGTTGATTTTAATGATTCTCCTGCCTAAAAtctaattaggtaagtacttaaattattatcgtaGTATTAGGTATTGTAATTTACTTCTGTGAGTTTTGAACATTGATTTTAATGATTCTCCTGCCTAAAATCTAATTAAATCTAATTAGGCAAGTAGCATGGATGTATAAGCAAGtaggtggacttcgtctgtgttggtgttagctggcgggcgtgctctgcctttttggagtgtttttttttttgttaaaactgactggaaagcgctctaagggggtgccgtgcgtatgtcggcgagcgccggcacagacggggtccatacttgtatagtttaactatcttgttacaaataactacaaacttgccattggctaatctttgtaaaaccagacaaaaaaaaagttggtaTTTAATGTGGAaacgacgggcctgcccgcgattttcaactttaatttgggttttcgcaatttgtaaactaatacgacaacgacgtaggcttatggtattttaattgcgacaatggtagtatcatcctgacaggtttatataaaaatctttacttgaaagggcagtttaagaaattaattctagtatccactaatttgtgagaatagtcgatactagaattaatttcttaaactaacCCTTtggaaattaaatttgaatttcgcgggcaggcccgtctcatgcccctaaATTACTATCGTAGTTACTAGGCAATAGGCATACCTAGTAAGTGTATTTCTCATAaacttatatattatgtacttcatTTCTTTAGTAAGTCAACCTTTTGTTTTGTGTATTTTTACTTGTTAGTGTTTATTTGTGTTTATTTATGATTCCTACcactataaatattttgaaaatagctttatttcagaaaaaaaatgGATTATTTGAGCAGTTGGTGTAAAAGTACGAAGACTTTGGACGGATACACTGTGGTCTTAACTGGAGGAAGTACTGGCATTGGCAAAGAAACCGCTCTTGATTTGTATAAAAGAGGTTTAGTatgatttttaatgttttatacaCGAAActgttaaataaacaaaaataatttaaggcTAGCATACACTATAAAATAACACCGCACGATTTTATTTTGTGCGATGTTTTATTAGTGCCTTggagtaggtaactaggtattaAATCCAGGATCTACGAAGTTTTGTAGAACTCCACAAAGTTTATTTAATGATGTTACGTTCTCACGATCATGAAACATTGAGAACTTAGAAGTAGGTAGTATAggtaaaatatttgatttagtatttttctagGCGCACGGGTCATTCTAGCGTGTCGAGATATGGCCAAGACCGAAAAGGCGAAAGAAGATATCCTCAAAGAAACTAACGATGAACACAAAGGTTCAATAGCAATCGAAAAGCTAGACCTTAGCAGTTTACAGTCAGTTCGTGAATGTGCTTCGCGAATATTGGCTACTGAGGCGAAGATTGACATTCTTATAAACAATGCAGGAATTATGATGGCCCCTAAAGGTATGACAGAAGATGGGTATGAGATACATATTGGGACGAACCATTTTGGACATGCTTTATTGACGTTGCTGCTGTTGCCTCGAATAATAGAGAGCGCACCGGCAAGAATAGTCACTGTGGCGTCTTTTGCGCacatatgtaagtacctacttaatgcgcgaatataataatatgtgtcaTGAAAGTTGAAAAAGAGGGCTGTTGGTATCACGAATAAAGACTGACACTGAAACTGTGCAGAGGGTGATTTACCTATTGATTTATTTGGTGGTACGAATTAGAGCGTAGTGACTGTGCTGCGACGCGATTGGTTCATCTTCAATTGAAAGTTTCCCACGCGGTATGAAAAAAGCAAGAACAATGCGCAGATATATCCACTTTAGTGACATCCAGAGCTCTTTTTACATAAACCAACCGTGTGCATGTGGTGTGACAAACCTATGGTCTTGAGCGTCTTGCGCCCTTCACCTCAAATAATACTACTTATTTAAACTTGTCTTTTTGTTCATTAAGAATTTAATGAATGGTTTTGTTAGTTACCATTTTATGTTTTCAGTGTCAAATTTAGATATAGACGATATCAACATTGAAAAGACTTTCTATCTCCCGATGAAAGCGTACAGTAGAAGTAAAGCTGCgaatataatgttctcaagagCTCTTCATATAAAATTGAGAGTAAGTAGCAGATACagattaatttattaacataatatgtaaactgtgcaagaattaaaaaaatacaactgTCCTGctaaaaacgaactaaaaaaaTAGCCGCCATAGAATTTTTTCTAAAGAATTCTCTCTCTGGATGTTGTAAGAATTCTAACAATACCCCACCTAAATCTGATCAgaaatttagaagttatagtggaataaagaaactcgaGATAAATACATGAGTACATTCAATATGAACcgtgaaaatattacactcctttaaaaaaaaaggagtgtaatattttcacgTGTATATTTAACCGAACcgtgaaaatattacactcctttttttttaaaaaggagtgtaatattttcacgGTTCGGTTTTGTAGTTTAGTTTTctagtttcatacaaaattatttattatctaggGTAAATAATGTTACACCAGTTTGTCCATCAGGCTAAACCAAAAGAAGTATCCATTTTGATTTTCCTGGTCTCACTAAATAATTTGAGAATAACCAGCCTCGCGCGGTCCTTGTTTCTTTGACTTTGATATTATTCCATTCCAGGAGAATAACATACAAAATGTAAACACATACAGTTTACATCCAGGAACAGTGAGTACTGAAGCTGTGAGACATTTAGATAAATCACTTTTTAGTGGGGCAACGTGGATAGTCAATAATGTCATAAGTTGGTTCATACGCTCGCCACGCAGCGGTGCCCAGACGACCATCTATTGTGCCATCGACGACGCTTGTGCTAACGAAAGTGGACTTTACTACGAGTGAGAATCCATTTTATTATTAGGTTAACGTTACCTAGATTGATTGCCCAGATTTTCTCGCGATTTTTAATAGCCCTGCTGGCATAATCTCTTACCTAACCCTTCAGCAACAAAGCTGTAAAAAATAAGCCTTAGTGTGCAGTGAAAGTAAAAGCTGAATGTAATATTTAGATGCATAATAATAGTTACCATAATTTTACTAGTACATATTACttggtcaagctaagtttgcacctgaCGAAGTAATCCACAAGCGTCAGTGCGACGTAATCGTCACTGGTACTGACGTTTAGGTACGGTAtttcgcataccgtacctaaacGTCAGTAACGAACctactgacgcgacaagacgaccgctggggaggtgagcggggaagtgggaggggCGCCGCATTCCAACGATGTGCAAACTTAGCTTAACcgagttatatttttaaatcgagagtaaatatttattgatgcAGGTTCAAGACgcacctacctacataaatgtggttcataaattatattattattattctatgaaGTCACACAATCGCGGTAAAAATTATCGCAGCGAAATATTTCACTGTGCAACCTAGCCCTTATATCAATGAACTTGAAATATGAATAGGTAGGTGTAGTATCAACATATCTTACAAAATaagctaataaaattatatggaATGTTTTGAATTGATTTCAGTAACTGTGGCGTTTCGCGGACGTACTGGCAATGTAGTGATGACGCAGCAGCGCTTAAACTTTGGCATTTGACTCTCGAGAAACTTGACCTTCAAGATCCATTCAAAACCAAAGACTGAATTTTAAGTGGAATAGATCTGCGTTTTAATATAACATTTCTCTTATTTTCATataaacaatatatttttatcgcaatgtaagtattttattgtgGTTTTATTTGAACGAATATGGTTACCTATGTCGGACCCGAAACCTCACAAAGTTCCATCCTACCGTTGACGATGGAGCACAAGGGATCGACAATTcttcgttactccgccagcggatgtcggccgaagcagacccaccactgggacactacgtacCCTCAAACACCGTGAGGCATGCCAGAACCACAGCACCCACCCAACCTGAGGACCATACTGACATAAtattagcctcaatagctcaacggttataggagcggactgaaatcc from Maniola jurtina chromosome 4, ilManJurt1.1, whole genome shotgun sequence harbors:
- the LOC123864803 gene encoding retinol dehydrogenase 11-like isoform X3: MTIRVTAVEVTVRKKMDYLSSWCKSTKTLDGYTVVLTGGSTGIGKETALDLYKRGARVILACRDMAKTEKAKEDILKETNDEHKGSIAIEKLDLSSLQSVRECASRILATEAKIDILINNAGIMMAPKGMTEDGYEIHIGTNHFGHALLTLLLLPRIIESAPARIVTVASFAHILSNLDIDDINIEKTFYLPMKAYSRSKAANIMFSRALHIKLRENNIQNVNTYSLHPGTVSTEAVRHLDKSLFSGATWIVNNVISWFIRSPRSGAQTTIYCAIDDACANESGLYYDNCGVSRTYWQCSDDAAALKLWHLTLEKLDLQDPFKTKD
- the LOC123864803 gene encoding retinol dehydrogenase 11-like isoform X2 — protein: MSSVLEFNNKVYWLYFRKKMDYLSSWCKSTKTLDGYTVVLTGGSTGIGKETALDLYKRGARVILACRDMAKTEKAKEDILKETNDEHKGSIAIEKLDLSSLQSVRECASRILATEAKIDILINNAGIMMAPKGMTEDGYEIHIGTNHFGHALLTLLLLPRIIESAPARIVTVASFAHILSNLDIDDINIEKTFYLPMKAYSRSKAANIMFSRALHIKLRENNIQNVNTYSLHPGTVSTEAVRHLDKSLFSGATWIVNNVISWFIRSPRSGAQTTIYCAIDDACANESGLYYDNCGVSRTYWQCSDDAAALKLWHLTLEKLDLQDPFKTKD
- the LOC123864803 gene encoding retinol dehydrogenase 11-like isoform X4, giving the protein MSSVLEFNNKVYWKKMDYLSSWCKSTKTLDGYTVVLTGGSTGIGKETALDLYKRGARVILACRDMAKTEKAKEDILKETNDEHKGSIAIEKLDLSSLQSVRECASRILATEAKIDILINNAGIMMAPKGMTEDGYEIHIGTNHFGHALLTLLLLPRIIESAPARIVTVASFAHILSNLDIDDINIEKTFYLPMKAYSRSKAANIMFSRALHIKLRENNIQNVNTYSLHPGTVSTEAVRHLDKSLFSGATWIVNNVISWFIRSPRSGAQTTIYCAIDDACANESGLYYDNCGVSRTYWQCSDDAAALKLWHLTLEKLDLQDPFKTKD
- the LOC123864803 gene encoding retinol dehydrogenase 11-like isoform X1 gives rise to the protein MDYLSSWCKSTKTLDGYTVVLTGGSTGIGKETALDLYKRGARVILACRDMAKTEKAKEDILKETNDEHKGSIAIEKLDLSSLQSVRECASRILATEAKIDILINNAGIMMAPKGMTEDGYEIHIGTNHFGHALLTLLLLPRIIESAPARIVTVASFAHILSNLDIDDINIEKTFYLPMKAYSRSKAANIMFSRALHIKLRENNIQNVNTYSLHPGTVSTEAVRHLDKSLFSGATWIVNNVISWFIRSPRSGAQTTIYCAIDDACANESGLYYDNCGVSRTYWQCSDDAAALKLWHLTLEKLDLQDPFKTKD
- the LOC123864803 gene encoding retinol dehydrogenase 11-like isoform X5 gives rise to the protein MAKTEKAKEDILKETNDEHKGSIAIEKLDLSSLQSVRECASRILATEAKIDILINNAGIMMAPKGMTEDGYEIHIGTNHFGHALLTLLLLPRIIESAPARIVTVASFAHILSNLDIDDINIEKTFYLPMKAYSRSKAANIMFSRALHIKLRENNIQNVNTYSLHPGTVSTEAVRHLDKSLFSGATWIVNNVISWFIRSPRSGAQTTIYCAIDDACANESGLYYDNCGVSRTYWQCSDDAAALKLWHLTLEKLDLQDPFKTKD